The following coding sequences lie in one Aspergillus luchuensis IFO 4308 DNA, chromosome 8, nearly complete sequence genomic window:
- a CDS encoding alpha/beta hydrolase (CAZy:CE10;~COG:V;~EggNog:ENOG410PPZU;~InterPro:IPR029058,IPR013094;~MEROPS:MER0043146;~PFAM:PF07859;~go_function: GO:0016787 - hydrolase activity [Evidence IEA]), protein MDISTPEKRRVYRDYLTTNFTLENTLKDHESTIAYQEVDIPGPAGPLRATIFRPKHTTLDVSSTPGILHMHGGGHSTGNRFMGFTVLDWVESLGAVIMTAEYRLAPEHPQPAQLEDSYAALKWMSEHADDLGFNPSKLVVCGGSAGGNLAAGLSLLARDRAGPAIKGQVLMYPWVDDSVEWNSMEQFGDIAPLTKADAAQASDFAFGVNREFADMYTVPLRAESFVGLPETFIDVGEADVFRDQDLAYAARLWRDGVATELHVWPGCWHGFDAFVPEAEVSRRAREARLGWLKRLLA, encoded by the coding sequence ATGGACATCAGCACGCCCGAAAAACGCCGCGTCTACCGGGACTACCTGACCACGAACTTCACACTCGAAAACACCCTCAAGGACCATGAATCCACCATCGCCTACCAAGAAGTCGACATCCCGGGTCCCGCTGGTCCCCTGCGCGCCACCATCTTCCGCCCAAAGCACACCACCCTAGacgtctcctccaccccagGGATTCTCCACATGCACGGCGGCGGCCACTCCACCGGAAACCGCTTCATGGGCTTCACCGTTCTCGACTGGGTCGAATCCCTCGGCGCAGTGATCATGACGGCAGAGTATCGTCTCGCGCCGGAACATCCCCAGCCTGCGCAATTGGAGGATAGCTACGCGGCGTTGAAGTGGATGAGTGAGCATGCAGATGATCTGGGGTTCAACCCGTCCAAGTTGGTCGTATGTGGTGGCTCAGCGGGAGGTAACCTTGCCGCTGGCCTGAGCCTCTTAGCAAGAGACCGCGCGGGACCCGCGATCAAAGGCCAAGTACTGATGTACCCCTGGGTAGACGACAGCGTGGAGTGGAATTCGATGGAGCAGTTCGGGGATATTGCGCCGTTGACGAAGGCGGATGCGGCGCAGGCGAGTGATTTTGCCTTTGGGGTGAATCGGGAGTTTGCCGATATGTATACGGTTCCGTTGAGAGCGGAGAGCTTTGTAGGACTGCCCGAGACGTTTATTGATGTTGGCGAGGCGGATGTGTTCCGTGATCAGGATCTTGCTTATGCGGCCAGGTTGTGGAGGGATGGAGTCGCTACGGAGTTGCATGTTTGGCCGGGGTGCTGGCATGGATTTGATGCTTTTGTGCCCGAGGCGGAGGTTAGTCGCAGGGCGAGGGAGGCGAGGTTGGGGTGGTTGAAGAGGTTGCTTGCTTGA
- a CDS encoding MDR family MFS transporter (COG:G;~EggNog:ENOG410PKJH;~InterPro:IPR020846,IPR011701,IPR036259;~PFAM:PF07690,PF06609;~TransMembrane:11 (o35-54i105-125o131-155i167-188o194-214i235-255o261-283i303-324o336-357i364-385o502-523i);~go_function: GO:0022857 - transmembrane transporter activity [Evidence IEA];~go_process: GO:0055085 - transmembrane transport [Evidence IEA]) translates to MSTESNSRTQGHKDEDKTTAKDRRSTQPEATYPSGLRLAMIVTSMLIGMFLMSLDRMIISTAIPQITNEFNSAGDIGWYGTAYSLTNCAFQLMFGKLYRSFDIKAVFMSSIILFEAGSALCGAAPSSITFIIGRAIAGMGAGGISSGAMVIIVYAVPLHKRPKYQGLFGAVFGVASVSGPLIGGVFTTDVTWRWCFYINLPLGGVVFVVVFFLLHVPAQTSTNTPLKEKLRQLNLLGMIALIPGVVCLCLALQWAGTTYNWGNGIIIALLVLAFVLLLAFLGIQIWKPEQAILPPKILLQRSIASGFWVSCCQGAHTMIIIYYFPIWFQAIEGVSAVSSGIHLLPTIIPLVVASIITGQLISRIGYYTPFLILGVCLTSIGAGLITTLDVNTPEAKWIGYQILYGYGLGSSTQINNIAVQTVLPRKDVAIGASLMFFGQQLFGAIFTSVGENVLSNQLARRLSRIPDVEITPRVIQSTGATDVLSLIPERYRDGGLQAYNDSLRVCFQVGLIMACLASIGAVCMEWRSVKQNKPGVERNSEKGSEEDASTKMEDDNGMEKKNGDGKI, encoded by the exons ATGTCCACTGAAAGCAACAGCCGGACTCAAGGCCACAAAGATGAGGATAAGACAACTGCCAAAGATCGCAGGAGCACCCAGCCTGAAGCGACGTATCCCTCGGGCCTAAGGCTTGCAATGATCGTAACATCCATGTTGATTGGCATGTTCCTCATGTCTTTG GACCGCATGATTATTTCAACAGCGATACCTCAGATTACCAACGAATTCAACTCAGCGGGCGACATTGGCTGGTACGGAACGGCATATTCGCTGACAAACTGTGCGTTTCAGCTGATGTTTGGCAAGCTGTATCGTTCTTTCGATATCAAGGCTGTATTTATGTCGTCTATAATACTATTCGAGGCGGGGTCAGCCCTATGCGGTGCTGCACCGAGTTCCATTACCTTTATCATAGGCAGGGCCATTGCCGGGATGGGAGCTGGTGGAATTTCATCTGGCGCC ATGGTGATTATTGTCTATGCCGTTCCGCTCCATAAGCGTCCTAAGTACCAGGGCTTATTTGGGGCTGTGTTTGGGGTCGCGTCGGTGTCAGGTCCGTTGATTGGTGGCGTCTTTACCACCGACGTTACATGGAGGTGGTGTTTCTATATCAACCTCCCTCTTGGTGGGGTGGTCTTCGTTGTCGTCTTCTTTCTATTGCATGTCCCGGCACAAACATCCACCAACACACCACTGAAAGAGAAGCTTCGGCAGCTGAATCTCTTAGGAATGATCGCGCTTATTCCCGGTGTTGTCTGTCTATGCCTGGCCTTACAGTGGGCCGGTACCACATATAAC TGGGGAAATGGGATAATCATCGCACTGCTTGTGCTTGCGTTCGTGCTTCTTCTCGCCTTCCTGGGTATCCAAATTTGGAAGCCAGAGCAGGCCATACTGCCACCTAAAATACTCCTCCAGCGTAGTATTGCGAGCGGCTTCTGGGTGAGCTGCTGCCAAGGCGCCCATACAATGATCATCA tatactacttTCCCATATGGTTCCAAGCTATTGAAGGCGTCTCGGCAGTCAGCAGCGGTATACACCTCCTTCCAACGATAATACCATTGGTTGtggcatccatcatcaccggccAACTCATCTCCCGCATTGGATACTACACGCCTTTCTTGATTCTTGGTGTTTGTCTTACATCAATCGGAGCCGGTCTGATCACCACCTTGGATGTGAACACCCCAGAAGCAAAATGGATCGGTTACCAGATTCTATACGGCTACGGCCTGGGTTCATCAACCCagatcaacaacattgcTGTGCAAACTGTGTTGCCCCGGAAGGATGTCGCTATCGGAGCGTCGCTTATGTTCTTCGGTCAGCAGCTTTTCGGTGCTATTTTTACATCTGTTGGTGAAAATGTCCTTTCCAATCAGCTGGCTCGGCGTCTTTCACGAATTCCGGATGTGGAAATTACTCCGCGGGTGATTCAGAGTACGGGTGCGACGGACGTGTTAAGCCTTATTCCTGAGAGATATCGAGATGGTGGTTTACAAGCTTATAATGATTCTCTGCGCGTGTGCTTTCAGGTAGGACTTATCATGGCTTGTCTTGCTAGCATCGGTGCAGTTTGTATGGAATGGCGCAGTGTGAAGCAGAACAAGCCTGGTGTTGAGCGGAATAGTGAGAAAGGAAGTGAAGAGGACGCTTCTAcaaagatggaagatgataacgggatggagaagaagaatggggaCGGTAAAATCTGA
- a CDS encoding uncharacterized protein (COG:S;~EggNog:ENOG410PPN3), which produces MHSKYKLQKSNNTMSSNPPPPPPAPIPPPATQAQRNTPQPPTVPPTGPKDSLLLELHIFNGHPFKDHWAYWISSPDDPLVGDKIHATGDVRNGFIFEIKRSHNLRTSPDIPTKRIPLQWVDGKYLDQKLMDGLERIENVPGCAFERILYDVKVPGKSLNSVGEERGLGEAGVGVGRRVVQRDCQTWVVESMRNLVREGAVGKEVEEFVRSIRQ; this is translated from the coding sequence ATGCATAGCAAATACAAGCTACAGAAGTCGAACAATACTATGTCTtccaatccaccacccccgccCCCCGCACCCATCCCCCCACCAGCAACTCAAGCACAAAGAAACaccccacaaccacccaccgTCCCCCCCACCGGCCCCAAAGACTCCCTGCTTCTCGAGCTGCACATCTTCAACGGCCACCCCTTCAAAGACCACTGGGCATACTGGATCTCGTCTCCAGATGATCCCCTGGTCGGAGATAAGATCCACGCAACTGGGGACGTGCGCAACGGGTTCATATTCGAGATCAAGCGCAGCCACAATCTCCGTACCAGTCCGGATATTCCGACGAAGCGGATCCCATTGcagtgggtggatgggaagTATCTTGATCAGAagctgatggatggattggagagGATTGAGAATGTGCCGGGTTGTGCGTTTGAGAGGATCCTGTATGACGTGAAGGTGCCGGGGAAGTCGTTGAATAGCgttggtgaggagaggggtttGGGAGaggctggggttggggttgggaggagggtggtgcaGAGGGATTGTCAGACTTGGGTTGTGGAGTCGATGAGGAATTTGGTTAGAGAGGGGGCTGTTgggaaggaggtggaggagtttGTACGGAGTATTAGACAGTGA
- a CDS encoding uncharacterized protein (COG:S;~EggNog:ENOG410PXZA), which produces MAKVFPADSPLCNLFGTAPKKPTQNVFAEPESPPKTITDYPQPRDSPYASPINYITIGRTTYAIPEYYVLKIPNLKFAYMKEFSLEEMYADIGHTFIHYLYTGEYQTLAASPNTPPSKARAREFKRSVYAFHMAQRHQIQGLLDHAQRYMHTFVDSVSTLELLKIAREVYATMFSGRKWFEDFVYDQLAAAFKVGEEQFRNDILKYGVGSDAKFDQSLLDLVLKIYSGSIAKLTKATTNGPATSRAAFMSDEDASTDQTTLVSDSNDTKSDPEVSVDCSDDGVNGSKPADIVPELPEEKPKSPSPAPASPLSFAFRSPQPVRYQSFAPEPTPSKTEPKSEPEPTLKETLKPAASSKPVPEKAAPVHPEKAPQPEKTTQPEKVTQSDEEIQPEKASFDKPDQNPKFEPRSGAQTPEDAPGDDSSPRKKSKKKRGGKKKSGNSNTPSSGNPIAPANSVAGTHKKWEPKTAPQSISFF; this is translated from the exons ATGGCAAAGGTATTCCCAGCGGACAGTCCATTGTGCAACCTCTTTGGCACTGCGCCAAAGAAGCCGACCCAAAATGTCTTCGCAGAGCCAGAATCGCCTCCCAAAACGATCACAGACTATCCCCAGCCTCGTGACAG TCCCTACGCCAGTCCTATCAACTACATCACAATTGGCCGCACCACTTACGCTATACCCGAATACTACGTCCTCAAAATCCCCAACTTGAAATTCGCCTACATGAAGGAATTCTCCCTCGAAGAAATGTACGCCGACATTGGACATACATTTATTCACTATCTTTACACTGGGGAATATCAAACTCTCGCCGCATCTCCCaacacccctccctccaaagCCCGAGCTCGGGAATTCAAACGCAGCGTGTACGCCTTCCACATGGCTCAGCGACACCAGATTCAGGGCTTGCTGGACCACGCACAGCGCTACATGCATACCTTCGTCGACTCCGTGTCAACACTGGAACTACTCAAGATTGCACGGGAGGTATATGCTACTATGTTCAGTGGTAGGAAGTGGTTTGAGGACTTCGTGTATGATCAACTTGCTGCAGCGTTCAAAGTCGGCGAAGAACAATTCAGAAATGATATTCTGAAGTATGGTGTGGGAAGCGATGCAAAATTCGATCAGTCTTTACTGGATCTCGTCTTGAAGATCTACTCCGGGAGCATTGCCAAGTTGACCAAGGCGACTACCAACGGCCCAGCAACCAGCCGTGCTGCCTTCATGTCCGACGAGGATGCTTCTACTGATCAAACAACTCTTGTTTCTGACAGCAATGACACCAAGAGCGACCCCGAAGTTAGCGTGGATTGTTCGGATGACGGTGTCAATGGTTCTAAACCCGCCGACATCGTGCCAGAACTACCAGAAGAGAAACCCAagtctccatctcctgctccagCTTCACCTCTCTCGTTCGCCTTCCGGTCGCCGCAGCCAGTGAGGTATCAAAGCTTTGCACCGGAACCAACTCCATCAAAGACAGAGCCAAAGTCAGAGCCGGAACCCACACTAAAGGAGACCTTAAAGCCTGCGGCATCTTCAAAGCCCGTTCCGGAAAAAGCGGCCCCAGTTCATCCGGAGAAAGCTCCTCAGCCAGAGAAGACGACGCAGCCAGAGAAAGTAACACAGTCAGACGAAGAGATACAGCCAGAGAAAGCCTCGTTCGATAAGCCAGATCAGAATCCAAAATTCGAGCCACGGAGCGGAGCGCAAACACCAGAGGATGCCCCCGGCGACGATTCGAGCCCCCGCAAGAAgtcaaaaaagaagaggggaggcaAGAAGAAATCCGGGAACTCGAATACACCGTCGTCCGGCAACCCGATAGCACCAGCGAACTCTGTTGCTGGCACGCACAAGAAGTGGGAACCGAAGACGGCGCCACAATCGATTTCGTTCTTTTAG
- a CDS encoding uncharacterized protein (COG:S;~EggNog:ENOG410PM9G;~InterPro:IPR036864,IPR007219,IPR001138;~PFAM:PF00172,PF04082;~go_function: GO:0000981 - DNA-binding transcription factor activity, RNA polymerase II-specific [Evidence IEA];~go_function: GO:0003677 - DNA binding [Evidence IEA];~go_function: GO:0008270 - zinc ion binding [Evidence IEA];~go_process: GO:0006351 - transcription, DNA-templated [Evidence IEA];~go_process: GO:0006355 - regulation of transcription, DNA-templated [Evidence IEA]), which yields MLETLTKITASVCISGMSSTSPSGPPGPNRPKLACSLCARRKVKCDKGEPCSNCLKAHAQCIYETPASPRPRKRAADEELLARLARYEELMRSHNIDFSSHTHTWIPSNQKSQPKESHSDDSRIEKINEASVRKLSLLTDGTTAEREQCLWPDLRPELKYPPIQSLGHKDDPALYPTPSLGEAISDTQSIHDFHPEPKHIYRLWQIFVERVHPMTKIVHVPTLQQRVLDTSCNSYCASKPLTAILFAIYTISITSSSTGECETYFGLQKAVLLRQYRTATLRALIAADFLTTSDLEVLQALVLFLFSNPRCDLTTTLSGAALRLAEKMGLHQDTSDPNITFFEKEMRIRLWWQLRGLEARCRISSTPGMKPPPSSEIGDVRLPLNVNDVDLHPDMTEPPLEHNGPTEMMCVLLKMEVSNWRRRSPTATQLIESVMQGSVKSKEIIELESKAVDELNDIYCWRNTRNSDPHIPLHRLTQAIANLSIARFRFKIHHPRRRFGAAGNDIHITRDERDILFESALTWVQSMMDIRIRSKFPYYLFTHFTTDTYMDAYIHILLELRQRRSGDRVALAWQLVENLFSEHPELIDDSNPFFVSFTDLVLDAWESRSYELDKSQGGLESVTTPRFIQRLFDKKRNNRLGDLTSSLGLYNPGAFELQDDEDTSWLSWGDFLQL from the exons ATGCTTGAAACACTTACAAAAATAACAGCCTCAGTCTGTATCTCGGGGATGTCGtccacttctccatctgGGCCTCCAGGCCCGAATCGACCAAAGCTCGCCTGTTCTCTCTGCGCTCGTCGCAAGGTGAAATGCGATAAGGGCGAGCCCTGCTCTAACTGCCTCAAGGCGCATGCTCAGTGTATATACGAAACCCCTGCTTCACCTCGACCGCGAAAGAgggctgctgatgaagagCTTCTTGCGCGGCTAGCCCGCTACGAAGAACTCATGCGGAGCCACAATATCGATTTCTCctcacacacccacacctgGATCCCTTCAAACCAGAAGTCTCAACCGAAGGAGAGTCATTCGGATGACTCGCGCATTGAGAAGATCAATGAGGCTAGTGTCCGAAAATTATCATTGCTTACAGATGGCACGACTGCAGAAAGAGAACA ATGTTTGTGGCCAGATCTCAGGCCAGAG CTCAAGTATCCCCCTATCCAGAGCCTCGGACACAAGGATGACCCCGCCCTGTATCCTACTCCCTCCCTTGGAGAGGCTATTTCTGATACGCAAAGCATCCATGACTTCCATCCCGAGCCAAAACACATTTACCGGTTGTGGCAGATCTTCGTAGAAAGAGTTCACCCGATGACAAAGATCGTCCATGTGCCTACCCTGCAGCAGCGTGTCTTGGATACTAGCTGCAATTCATACTGCGCATCCAAGCCACTGACAGCTATCTTATTTGCTATCTATACCATTTCAATCACCTCTAGCTCAACCGGCGAATGTGAGACGTATTTTGGCCTGCAAAAGGCCGTTCTTCTGAGACAATACCGAACCGCAACTCTGCGTGCTCTCATTGCAGCAGACTTTCTTACAACCAGCGACCTCGAAGTTCTACAGGCACTGGTATTATTCCTTTTCTCTAACCCAAGATGTGATTTAACAACCACCTTGTCCGGCGCCGCCCTTCGACTAGCCGAGAAGATGGGCCTACATCAAGACACATCTGACCCCAACATAACTTTCTTTGAGAAGGAAATGCGCATTCGTTTATGGTGGCAGCTCCGCGGCCTCGAAGCTCGGTGTCGCATTAGCTCTACACCAGGGATgaagccaccaccatcttccgAAATAGGCGACGTCCGCCTCCCACTTAACGTTAACGACGTGGATCTGCACCCGGACATGACTGAGCCTCCTCTAGAACACAACGGTCCCACAGAAATGATGTGTGTCTTGTTGAAAATGGAGGTTTCCAACTGGCGCCGACGCTCACCGACAGCCACTCAGCTAATTGAAAGTGTGATGCAGGGCTCGGTCAAGTCTAAGGAGATAATCGAACTGGAAAGCAAGGCGGTTGACGAGCTCAACGACATATACTGTTGGAGAAATACTCGTAATTCTGATCCACACATCCCCCTTCATAGACTTACTCAAGCCATTGCGAATCTCTCAATCGCGCGGTTCAGGTTTAaaattcatcatcctcgccgaCGGTTCGGTGCAGCTGGCAACGATATCCATATAACACGTGACGAACGTGACATTCTGTTTGAATCAGCCCTGACATGGGTACAATCCATGATGGATATCAGAATCCGCAGCAAATTTCCCTATTACTTATTCACGCACTTCACGACAGATACCTACATGGACGCTTATATCCACATTCTGCTTGAGCTGCGGCAACGACGCTCCGGGGACCGCGTAGCACTTGCTTGGCAGCTGGTAGAGAACCTCTTCAGCGAACATCCCGAGCTTATCGATGACAGTAACCCTTTCTTCGTTTCGTTCACAGACTTGGTTTTGGATGCATGGGAATCTCGCAGTTACGAGCTGGATAAAAGCCAGGGAGGTCTAGAATCCGTCACCACGCCTCGATTTATCCAACGACTCTTTGATAAGAAGCGTAACAATCGTCTGGGTGATTTGACATCCAGCTTGGGTTTATATAACCCTGGGGCTTTCGAGTTgcaggacgatgaggatACTAGTTGGCTTTCTTGGGGAGATTTCCTTCAGTTGTGA